One segment of Theobroma cacao cultivar B97-61/B2 chromosome 9, Criollo_cocoa_genome_V2, whole genome shotgun sequence DNA contains the following:
- the LOC18590629 gene encoding tropinone reductase homolog At1g07440 isoform X11 has product MESSRHDCTCYWWNQRNRCRHAIIEELAGLRARIHTCSRTETDLNKCLLDWAAKGFQVTGSVCDVSSQAQREKLINTVSSEFGGKLNILVNNVGTAILKPTPDFTTEDFSFMMGTNFESAYNLCQLAYPLLKASGAGSIVFLSSIAGVVSVSFGSLYGATKGAMNHLAKYLACEWAKDNIRVNSVAPWFIRTPLTDDYIQKFSENIISRTPMGRIGEPEEVSSLVGFLCLPASSYITGQTFCIDGGMSVNAFFYHETLLGMNSQANSLY; this is encoded by the exons ATGGAGTCTTCAAGGCATGACTGCACTTGTTACTGGTGGAACCAAAGGAATCGg TG CAGGCATGCTATCATAGAGGAATTAGCTGGACTGAGAGCAAGAATACACACATGCTCCCGGACTGAAACTGACCTCAACAAATGCTTACTTGACTGGGCAGCGAAGGGTTTCCAGGTTACTGGTTCAGTCTGTGATGTATCATCGCAGGCCCAAAGAGAGAAGCTAATAAACACTGTCTCCTCTGAATTTGGAGGAAAACTCAACATCCTG GTTAACAATGTGGGGACAGCTATTTTAAAGCCGACTCCAGACTTCACCACTGAAGATTTCTCATTTATGATGGGGACCAATTTTGAGTCTGCTTACAACTTGTGCCAACTTGCCTATCCTCTTTTGAAAGCTTCAGGTGCAGGAAGCattgtttttctctcttcaatTGCTGGTGTGGTATCTGTAAGTTTTGGATCTTTATATGGAGCAACAAAAG GAGCCATGAACCACCTTGCAAAATACTTGGCATGTGAGTGGGCAAAGGACAACATAAGGGTCAACTCTGTTGCACCTTGGTTCATCCGAACTCCCCTCACTGATGat TACATTCAAAAGTTTTCAGAGAATATCATCTCTCGAACTCCAATGGGACGCATTGGAGAGCCAGAGGAAGTGTCATCCTTGGTGGGATTCCTGTGTCTACCAGCATCCTCTTATATAACAGGGCAGACTTTTTGCATCGATGGGGGCATGTCAGTGAATGCCTTCTTCTACCATGAGACCTTGCTCGGGATGAACAGCCAAGCTAATTCCCTATATTGA
- the LOC18590629 gene encoding tropinone reductase homolog At2g29290 isoform X1, which translates to MAQADNSRKDNRWSLQGMTALVTGGTKGIGHAIIEELAGLRARIHTCSRTETDLNKCLLDWAAKGFQVTGSVCDVSSQAQREKLINTVSSEFGGKLNILVNNVGTAILKPTPDFTTEDFSFMMGTNFESAYNLCQLAYPLLKASGAGSIVFLSSIAGVVSVSFGSLYGATKGAMNHLAKYLACEWAKDNIRVNSVAPWFIRTPLTDDYIQKFSENIISRTPMGRIGEPEEVSSLVGFLCLPASSYITGQTFCIDGGMSVNAFFYHETLLGMNSQANSLY; encoded by the exons ATGGCTCAAGCAGATAACTCTAGGAAGGACAACAGATGGAGTCTTCAAGGCATGACTGCACTTGTTACTGGTGGAACCAAAGGAATCGg GCATGCTATCATAGAGGAATTAGCTGGACTGAGAGCAAGAATACACACATGCTCCCGGACTGAAACTGACCTCAACAAATGCTTACTTGACTGGGCAGCGAAGGGTTTCCAGGTTACTGGTTCAGTCTGTGATGTATCATCGCAGGCCCAAAGAGAGAAGCTAATAAACACTGTCTCCTCTGAATTTGGAGGAAAACTCAACATCCTG GTTAACAATGTGGGGACAGCTATTTTAAAGCCGACTCCAGACTTCACCACTGAAGATTTCTCATTTATGATGGGGACCAATTTTGAGTCTGCTTACAACTTGTGCCAACTTGCCTATCCTCTTTTGAAAGCTTCAGGTGCAGGAAGCattgtttttctctcttcaatTGCTGGTGTGGTATCTGTAAGTTTTGGATCTTTATATGGAGCAACAAAAG GAGCCATGAACCACCTTGCAAAATACTTGGCATGTGAGTGGGCAAAGGACAACATAAGGGTCAACTCTGTTGCACCTTGGTTCATCCGAACTCCCCTCACTGATGat TACATTCAAAAGTTTTCAGAGAATATCATCTCTCGAACTCCAATGGGACGCATTGGAGAGCCAGAGGAAGTGTCATCCTTGGTGGGATTCCTGTGTCTACCAGCATCCTCTTATATAACAGGGCAGACTTTTTGCATCGATGGGGGCATGTCAGTGAATGCCTTCTTCTACCATGAGACCTTGCTCGGGATGAACAGCCAAGCTAATTCCCTATATTGA
- the LOC18590629 gene encoding tropinone reductase isoform X8: MAQADNSRKDNRWSLQGMTALVTGGTKGIGHAIIEELAGLRARIHTCSRTETDLNKCLLDWAAKGFQVTGSVCDVSSQAQREKLINTVSSEFGGKLNILVNNVGTAILKPTPDFTTEDFSFMMGTNFESAYNLCQLAYPLLKASGAGSIVFLSSIAGVVSVSFGSLYGATKVHSKVFREYHLSNSNGTHWRARGSVILGGIPVSTSILLYNRADFLHRWGHVSECLLLP; this comes from the exons ATGGCTCAAGCAGATAACTCTAGGAAGGACAACAGATGGAGTCTTCAAGGCATGACTGCACTTGTTACTGGTGGAACCAAAGGAATCGg GCATGCTATCATAGAGGAATTAGCTGGACTGAGAGCAAGAATACACACATGCTCCCGGACTGAAACTGACCTCAACAAATGCTTACTTGACTGGGCAGCGAAGGGTTTCCAGGTTACTGGTTCAGTCTGTGATGTATCATCGCAGGCCCAAAGAGAGAAGCTAATAAACACTGTCTCCTCTGAATTTGGAGGAAAACTCAACATCCTG GTTAACAATGTGGGGACAGCTATTTTAAAGCCGACTCCAGACTTCACCACTGAAGATTTCTCATTTATGATGGGGACCAATTTTGAGTCTGCTTACAACTTGTGCCAACTTGCCTATCCTCTTTTGAAAGCTTCAGGTGCAGGAAGCattgtttttctctcttcaatTGCTGGTGTGGTATCTGTAAGTTTTGGATCTTTATATGGAGCAACAAAAG TACATTCAAAAGTTTTCAGAGAATATCATCTCTCGAACTCCAATGGGACGCATTGGAGAGCCAGAGGAAGTGTCATCCTTGGTGGGATTCCTGTGTCTACCAGCATCCTCTTATATAACAGGGCAGACTTTTTGCATCGATGGGGGCATGTCAGTGAATGCCTTCTTCTACCATGA
- the LOC18590629 gene encoding tropinone reductase homolog At2g29150 isoform X9, whose translation MAQADNSRKDNRWSLQGMTALVTGGTKGIGHAIIEELAGLRARIHTCSRTETDLNKCLLDWAAKGFQVTGSVCDVSSQAQREKLINTVSSEFGGKLNILYPQISI comes from the exons ATGGCTCAAGCAGATAACTCTAGGAAGGACAACAGATGGAGTCTTCAAGGCATGACTGCACTTGTTACTGGTGGAACCAAAGGAATCGg GCATGCTATCATAGAGGAATTAGCTGGACTGAGAGCAAGAATACACACATGCTCCCGGACTGAAACTGACCTCAACAAATGCTTACTTGACTGGGCAGCGAAGGGTTTCCAGGTTACTGGTTCAGTCTGTGATGTATCATCGCAGGCCCAAAGAGAGAAGCTAATAAACACTGTCTCCTCTGAATTTGGAGGAAAACTCAACATCCTG TATCCTCAAATATCAATATAA
- the LOC18590629 gene encoding tropinone reductase homolog At2g29150 isoform X10: protein MAQADNSRKDNRWSLQGMTALVTGGTKGIGHAIIEELAGLRARIHTCSRTETDLNKCLLDWAAKGFQVTGSVCDVSSQAQREKLINTVSSEFGGKLNILCLDS, encoded by the exons ATGGCTCAAGCAGATAACTCTAGGAAGGACAACAGATGGAGTCTTCAAGGCATGACTGCACTTGTTACTGGTGGAACCAAAGGAATCGg GCATGCTATCATAGAGGAATTAGCTGGACTGAGAGCAAGAATACACACATGCTCCCGGACTGAAACTGACCTCAACAAATGCTTACTTGACTGGGCAGCGAAGGGTTTCCAGGTTACTGGTTCAGTCTGTGATGTATCATCGCAGGCCCAAAGAGAGAAGCTAATAAACACTGTCTCCTCTGAATTTGGAGGAAAACTCAACATCCTG TGTCTCGACTCCTGA
- the LOC18590630 gene encoding tropinone reductase homolog At5g06060 isoform X2 — protein MVTSCHDCSCYWWNQRNRIRYAIVEELAALGARIHTCSRNETDLNKCLLDWDAKGFQVTGSVCDVSSQAQREKLINTVSSEFGGKLNILINNVGTSVLKPTPDFTAEDFSFIMGTNFESAYNLCQLAYPLLKASGAGSIVFLSSVSGVVSVSFGSLYGATKGAMNHLAKYLACEWAKDNIRVNSVAPWFIQTPLTEDYIQKFSEIIISRTPLGRIGEPEEVSSLVGFLCLPASSYITGQTFCIDGGMSVNGFFYHETLLGKNSQANSLS, from the exons ATGGTCACTTCATGCCATGACTGCTCTTGTTACTGGTGGAACCAAAGGAATAG GATCAGGTATGCTATCGTAGAGGAATTAGCTGCACTGGGAGCAAGAATACACACGTGCTCACGAAATGAAACTGATCTCAACAAGTGCTTACTTGACTGGGACGCAAAGGGTTTCCAGGTTACTGGTTCAGTCTGTGATGTATCATCTCAGGCCCAAAGAGAGAAGCTAATAAACACTGTCTCCTCTGAATTTGGTGGAAAACTCAACATCCTG ATTAACAATGTGGGGACAAGCGTTTTAAAGCCGACTCCAGACTTCACCGCTGAAGATTTCTCATTTATCATGGGGACCAATTTTGAGTCTGCTTACAACTTGTGCCAACTTGCATATCCTCTTTTGAAAGCTTCAGGGGCAGGAAGCattgtttttctctcttcaGTTTCTGGGGTGGTATCAGTAAGTTTTGGATCTTTATATGGAGCAACAAAAG GAGCCATGAACCACCTTGCAAAATACTTGGCATGTGAGTGGGCAAAGGACAACATAAGGGTCAACTCTGTTGCACCTTGGTTCATCCAAACTCCCCTTACCGAAgat TACATTCAAAAGTTTTCAGAGATTATTATCTCTCGAACTCCATTGGGACGCATTGGAGAGCCAGAGGAAGTGTCATCCTTGGTGGGATTCCTGTGCCTACCAGCGTCCTCTTATATAACAGGGCAGACGTTTTGCATCGATGGGGGCATGTCAGTGAATGGCTTCTTCTACCATGAAACCTTACTCGGGAAGAACAGTCAGGCTAATTCCCTATCTTGA
- the LOC18590630 gene encoding tropinone reductase homolog At5g06060 isoform X1: protein MADQAAAAHSGSSKNRWSLHAMTALVTGGTKGIGYAIVEELAALGARIHTCSRNETDLNKCLLDWDAKGFQVTGSVCDVSSQAQREKLINTVSSEFGGKLNILINNVGTSVLKPTPDFTAEDFSFIMGTNFESAYNLCQLAYPLLKASGAGSIVFLSSVSGVVSVSFGSLYGATKGAMNHLAKYLACEWAKDNIRVNSVAPWFIQTPLTEDYIQKFSEIIISRTPLGRIGEPEEVSSLVGFLCLPASSYITGQTFCIDGGMSVNGFFYHETLLGKNSQANSLS, encoded by the exons ATGGCTGATCAGGCAGCTGCAGCTCATAGCGGTAGCAGCAAAAACAGATGGTCACTTCATGCCATGACTGCTCTTGTTACTGGTGGAACCAAAGGAATAGG GTATGCTATCGTAGAGGAATTAGCTGCACTGGGAGCAAGAATACACACGTGCTCACGAAATGAAACTGATCTCAACAAGTGCTTACTTGACTGGGACGCAAAGGGTTTCCAGGTTACTGGTTCAGTCTGTGATGTATCATCTCAGGCCCAAAGAGAGAAGCTAATAAACACTGTCTCCTCTGAATTTGGTGGAAAACTCAACATCCTG ATTAACAATGTGGGGACAAGCGTTTTAAAGCCGACTCCAGACTTCACCGCTGAAGATTTCTCATTTATCATGGGGACCAATTTTGAGTCTGCTTACAACTTGTGCCAACTTGCATATCCTCTTTTGAAAGCTTCAGGGGCAGGAAGCattgtttttctctcttcaGTTTCTGGGGTGGTATCAGTAAGTTTTGGATCTTTATATGGAGCAACAAAAG GAGCCATGAACCACCTTGCAAAATACTTGGCATGTGAGTGGGCAAAGGACAACATAAGGGTCAACTCTGTTGCACCTTGGTTCATCCAAACTCCCCTTACCGAAgat TACATTCAAAAGTTTTCAGAGATTATTATCTCTCGAACTCCATTGGGACGCATTGGAGAGCCAGAGGAAGTGTCATCCTTGGTGGGATTCCTGTGCCTACCAGCGTCCTCTTATATAACAGGGCAGACGTTTTGCATCGATGGGGGCATGTCAGTGAATGGCTTCTTCTACCATGAAACCTTACTCGGGAAGAACAGTCAGGCTAATTCCCTATCTTGA